One Tachypleus tridentatus isolate NWPU-2018 chromosome 3, ASM421037v1, whole genome shotgun sequence DNA window includes the following coding sequences:
- the LOC143245976 gene encoding medium-chain acyl-CoA ligase ACSF2, mitochondrial-like — MYHKLYKVKIVENDGRIVPVNKEGELCTRDHLSFLGYWGDKEQTSQVFDNARWYHTGDIAVMDEDGYFSIVGTFKDMINRGGENIYPQEVEEFLLSLPDVAEVQVAGVPDQRMGEEACAWVKLKGGSTVTETELREYCKGKISHFKIPRYIVLVEDFPKTSTGKIVKHKIKETMREKLKCMK; from the exons ATGTACCACAAATTATACAAA GTTAAAATAGTGGAAAATGATGGACGAATAGTTCCGGTCAACAAAGAAGGAGAACTGTGTACACGTGATCATTTATCGTTCTTGGGATACTGGGGTGACAAGGAACAAACAAGTCAAGTCTTTGATAATGCACGTTGGTATCACACTGG AGATATTGCTGTGATGGATGAAGATGGCTACTTCAGTATTGTTGGTACATTTAAAGACATGATCAACAGAGGAGGAGAAAACATCTATCCTCAGGAAGTGGAAGAGTTCCTCCTCAGTCTTCCAGATGTCGCTGAAGTTCAG gtTGCTGGAGTTCCAGACCAAAGAATGGGAGAAGAAGCTTGTGCTTGGGTGAAACTAAAAGGTGGATCAACGGTAACAGAAACGGAACTTCGGGAATATTGCAAGGGAAAA ATCAGCCACTTTAAGATTCCTCGGTACATCGTGTTGGTTGAAGACTTTCCAAAAACGTCGACAGGAAAAAtagtgaaacataaaataaaagaaacaatgagAGAAAAACTTAAGTGTATGAAATGA
- the LOC143247772 gene encoding medium-chain acyl-CoA ligase ACSF2, mitochondrial-like → MFMLRSITKTIISSFSGPIRTPPYRLLATNSEKSKISYNCGHGDSVLIGSTIGQALNKVSYDVGDQLAFVFCHQDVRRTFLETNEETDQLAASFLELGLRPGERLAVWSTNCYEWVLTQLAAAKAGLVLVNINPAFMPSELEYSLNKTSCKALIAGESFRKQDYFQQLCSVVPEIISSKPGQIKSRRCPDLHTVVMLTKKDFPGVYKFDDILRAAGNEKLREVKELDSKIQFDDPLNIEFISGTTGKPKPAAFSHFQLINNMIAFTSRILIPKVVSIVVNCTFSIILLHQ, encoded by the exons ATGTTTATGTTACGATCTATCACTAAAACTATCATTTCTTCGTTTTCTGGACCTATAAGGACTCCACCGTACAG ACTCCTAGCAACTAATTCAGAAAAGTCTAAGATTAGCTATAACTGTGGTCACGGAGACAGCGTTCTTATCGGATCCACTATTGGTCAAGCTTTAAATAAAGTATCTTACGATGTTGGTGACCAATTAGCTTTTGTTTTCTGTCATCAGGATGTCCGTCGCACCTTTCTGGAGACTAATGAAGAA ACTGATCAGCTAGCAGCAAGTTTCTTAGAGCTTGGACTGAGACCTGGAGAACGTCTGGCAGTTTGGAGCACCAACTGTTATGAGTGGGTTCTAACTCAGCTGGCTGCAGCTAAAGCTGGACTGGTACTA GTCAATATCAACCCTGCCTTCATGCCTTCTGAACTAGAATACTCCTTAAACAAG ACCTCTTGTAAAGCACTGATTGCAGGAGAGTCTTTCAGAAAACAAGATTACTTCCAACAGTTGTGTTCTGTTGTACCAGAGATTATATCATCCAAACCAGGCCAGATTAAAAGTAGAAG ATGTCCAGATTTACACACAGTTGTCATGTTGACAAAGAAGGACTTTCC AGGGGTTTACAAGTTTGACGATATACTACGTGCCGCTGGAAACGAGAAGTTGCGAGAAGTGAAGGAGCTGGACTCCAAGATTCAGTTTGACGATCCACTAAATATTGAATTTATATCG GGAACCACGGGTAAACCCAAACCTGCAGCATTTTCTCATTTTCAGTTAATCAACAATATGATTGCCTTTACCTCAAGAATTTTAATACCAAaagtggtgagtattgttgtaaactgcacCTTCTCAATCATCCTGTTACACcagtag